From Chryseobacterium shandongense, the proteins below share one genomic window:
- the tpiA gene encoding triose-phosphate isomerase gives MRRKIVAGNWKMNKNVIDAQQLMVQLLSYKNNNAANCEVWIAPPALYLMMAKDIFEKDEIGVFAQDMSEHESGAYTGEISADMLESIDATGSLIGHSERRQYHGETDSHCNKKVKLALDKGLIPVYCNGETLEQRKAGQHFEVVKNQTEVALFTLSAEEIKKVVIAYEPVWAIGTGETATPEQAQEIHAHIRSIIAAKYGQEVADEVSILYGGSVKPDNAKEIFSQPDIDGGLIGGAALKLEDFSKIIEAFN, from the coding sequence ATGAGAAGAAAAATAGTTGCAGGAAACTGGAAAATGAATAAAAATGTAATTGATGCCCAACAGTTGATGGTTCAGTTACTAAGCTATAAAAACAATAACGCAGCCAACTGTGAGGTATGGATTGCACCGCCGGCTTTATATTTAATGATGGCAAAAGATATTTTCGAAAAAGATGAAATTGGCGTTTTTGCGCAGGATATGAGCGAACATGAAAGCGGTGCCTACACCGGGGAAATTTCTGCAGATATGCTGGAATCGATTGATGCGACAGGTTCTTTAATCGGGCATTCTGAAAGAAGACAGTATCATGGTGAAACAGATTCGCACTGTAACAAAAAAGTAAAGCTTGCTTTAGATAAAGGTCTGATTCCGGTGTATTGCAATGGAGAAACGTTGGAACAAAGGAAAGCCGGACAACATTTTGAAGTGGTAAAAAACCAGACTGAAGTTGCTCTTTTCACGCTTTCCGCAGAAGAAATTAAAAAAGTGGTTATCGCTTACGAACCGGTTTGGGCAATCGGAACCGGAGAAACGGCAACTCCCGAACAGGCACAGGAAATCCACGCGCACATCAGAAGCATTATCGCTGCAAAATACGGACAGGAAGTAGCGGATGAGGTTTCTATTTTGTACGGAGGCTCTGTAAAACCAGACAATGCAAAGGAAATTTTCTCCCAACCTGATATTGATGGCGGACTGATTGGTGGGGCAGCTTTGAAGTTGGAAGATTTTTCAAAAATTATTGAGGCTTTTAACTAA
- the tsaE gene encoding tRNA (adenosine(37)-N6)-threonylcarbamoyltransferase complex ATPase subunit type 1 TsaE, which produces MQFTIKNIEDWQEIVNKIVPELQHNILLLKGNLGAGKTTFTQFLLKKLGSTDEVSSPTYSIVNEYNTPQGKVYHFDLYRLKNIDEVYDIGIEEYLDNAFLCIIEWPEVYEEEFYGLKYHKMSINNTGEQREISFD; this is translated from the coding sequence ATGCAGTTCACTATAAAGAATATCGAAGACTGGCAAGAAATTGTTAATAAAATAGTTCCTGAACTACAGCACAACATCCTCCTCTTAAAAGGCAATCTCGGAGCCGGAAAAACCACTTTCACTCAGTTTCTGCTGAAAAAACTGGGAAGTACAGACGAAGTAAGCTCTCCTACATATTCTATTGTTAACGAATACAATACACCACAGGGAAAAGTGTATCACTTTGATTTGTACCGCCTGAAAAATATTGATGAAGTCTATGATATCGGAATCGAAGAATATCTGGATAATGCTTTTTTATGCATTATTGAATGGCCCGAAGTATATGAAGAAGAATTTTACGGCCTTAAGTATCACAAAATGAGCATTAACAACACTGGTGAGCAGAGAGAAATCTCATTCGACTAA
- a CDS encoding type 1 glutamine amidotransferase domain-containing protein has protein sequence MSKKIAILATHGFEESELKSPKEYLEQQGWTAHIISPESGSIKAWAEKDWGQEYPVDKTLDEANASDYDALVLPGGVINPDQLRTNETALSFVKDFFQQHKPVAAICHGPQILINAEVVDGRNMTSVDSISKDLKNAGAQWEDSEVVVDNGLVTSRTPKDLPAFNAKMVEEIKEGKHEEQTL, from the coding sequence ATGTCAAAGAAAATTGCAATTTTAGCAACCCACGGTTTTGAAGAAAGCGAATTGAAATCTCCAAAAGAATATTTGGAACAGCAGGGCTGGACAGCGCATATCATCAGTCCGGAATCAGGATCCATCAAAGCATGGGCAGAAAAAGACTGGGGACAGGAATATCCGGTAGATAAAACTTTAGACGAAGCAAACGCTTCTGATTATGATGCTTTGGTATTACCGGGCGGAGTTATCAATCCGGATCAACTGAGAACCAATGAAACAGCTTTATCTTTTGTAAAAGATTTTTTCCAACAACATAAACCGGTAGCCGCTATTTGTCATGGACCACAGATTTTGATCAATGCTGAGGTTGTTGACGGCAGAAACATGACTTCGGTAGATTCCATCAGCAAAGATCTTAAAAATGCGGGTGCGCAGTGGGAAGACAGTGAAGTCGTTGTCGATAATGGACTTGTTACCAGCCGTACACCAAAAGATCTTCCGGCTTTCAACGCCAAAATGGTGGAAGAGATCAAGGAAGGAAAACATGAAGAACAGACTTTGTAA
- the dnaG gene encoding DNA primase — translation MISKQTIDKIFSTIRVEEIVGEYVQLKRAGSNYKGLSPFHDEKTPSFVVSASKQIWKDFSTGKGGTAISFLMEIENFTYPEALRHAAKKYGIEIEEDQREYSEEAKQANTERDTLYKIHEVANNYFQEILWDSEEGKSIGLSYFKERELKDDIIKKFQLGYSPEQKNAFTAYALEKGYTKEILEKSGLSIFPENTPSGVDRFRERVIFPIHSFSGRVLGFGARILKNNVKTAKYLNSPETEIYHKSNVLYGLNQSKQAISRKNVCLLVEGYMDVISLHMSGIENVVASSGTSLTTEQIKLIKRLTENVTILFDGDNAGIKASFRSIDMLLTEGMNIRVLLFPDGDDPDSFARKHPQEYVEKFIENQALDFIDFKAEILLKEVGNDPIKKAEAIRDIVKSVSFVQNALKREVYLKEVSNKFGLSEQSLFNELDVQKQITQNQTQKAQVKAEAQQPAKLQIVDEPRDQVDPIVFNVTKLENDLINHMLNYGDVVLQRTAPDEQQYEITVIEEILHHFEEDGYEFQVELNKRIVDYIKEGIEKEELRKGNFFFGLMDEELSKAAVNSMNIYSELNDWSTRNIFSPNYGDKIPEQVAGDILIHKFRYVNFLILKTKKELADYADSDESKYFELIKKIQMLTLVSVELSKVLNYSAITGIYSDR, via the coding sequence ATGATTTCCAAACAGACCATCGATAAAATATTCTCAACGATCCGTGTAGAAGAGATCGTGGGAGAATATGTGCAGCTGAAGAGGGCAGGGTCTAATTACAAAGGACTCAGTCCGTTTCATGATGAAAAAACGCCAAGTTTTGTGGTTTCTGCAAGCAAGCAGATCTGGAAAGATTTCTCTACAGGAAAAGGAGGAACGGCGATTTCTTTCTTAATGGAAATTGAAAACTTTACCTATCCTGAAGCACTTCGCCATGCTGCCAAAAAGTATGGGATTGAAATTGAAGAAGATCAGCGAGAATACTCCGAAGAAGCTAAACAGGCAAACACGGAAAGAGATACACTCTATAAAATCCATGAAGTAGCCAACAATTATTTCCAGGAAATATTGTGGGATTCGGAGGAAGGCAAATCGATCGGACTTTCTTATTTCAAAGAGCGGGAGCTGAAAGATGACATCATTAAAAAATTCCAGCTTGGGTATTCTCCCGAACAGAAAAATGCTTTTACAGCTTATGCTCTGGAAAAAGGCTATACAAAAGAAATCCTGGAGAAATCCGGACTTTCCATTTTCCCTGAGAATACACCTTCCGGAGTTGATCGTTTTCGGGAAAGGGTGATCTTTCCGATTCATAGCTTTTCGGGAAGAGTATTGGGTTTTGGTGCCAGAATTCTGAAGAACAATGTAAAAACAGCAAAATACCTCAATTCTCCGGAAACAGAAATTTATCATAAATCCAATGTTCTTTACGGACTGAACCAAAGCAAGCAGGCCATTTCAAGAAAAAATGTCTGTCTTTTGGTAGAAGGGTATATGGATGTGATTTCACTGCACATGTCTGGTATTGAGAATGTGGTGGCCAGTTCGGGAACTTCGCTCACTACGGAGCAGATCAAGCTCATCAAAAGACTTACGGAAAATGTTACCATTCTTTTTGATGGTGATAATGCAGGAATAAAAGCCAGTTTCAGAAGTATTGACATGCTTTTGACGGAAGGCATGAATATTCGTGTTCTACTGTTCCCTGATGGTGATGATCCTGATTCATTTGCCAGAAAACATCCTCAGGAATATGTGGAAAAGTTCATTGAAAACCAGGCACTGGATTTTATTGATTTTAAGGCAGAAATCTTACTGAAGGAAGTCGGAAACGATCCAATCAAAAAAGCGGAAGCCATCCGCGATATCGTAAAATCGGTATCTTTTGTTCAGAATGCTTTGAAAAGGGAAGTATACCTGAAAGAAGTTTCCAACAAATTCGGACTTTCGGAACAGAGTCTTTTCAATGAGCTGGATGTTCAGAAGCAGATTACGCAGAATCAAACACAGAAAGCCCAGGTTAAAGCAGAAGCGCAGCAGCCCGCCAAACTGCAGATTGTTGACGAGCCGAGAGATCAGGTAGACCCGATTGTTTTTAACGTCACAAAACTGGAAAATGATCTTATCAACCACATGCTGAACTATGGTGATGTGGTACTGCAAAGAACAGCACCTGACGAACAGCAATACGAAATTACGGTCATCGAGGAAATCCTTCATCATTTTGAGGAAGACGGCTACGAATTTCAGGTGGAGCTCAACAAGAGGATTGTGGATTATATTAAAGAAGGAATTGAAAAGGAAGAATTGAGAAAAGGCAATTTCTTTTTCGGACTGATGGATGAAGAGCTCAGCAAAGCAGCAGTTAACTCCATGAATATCTACAGCGAACTGAATGACTGGTCGACCCGGAATATTTTTTCGCCCAATTACGGTGACAAAATTCCCGAACAGGTTGCCGGTGATATCCTGATCCATAAATTCAGATACGTTAATTTCTTAATTTTAAAAACCAAAAAGGAGCTTGCAGACTATGCAGATTCGGATGAATCAAAATATTTTGAGCTTATCAAAAAGATCCAGATGCTCACGCTAGTGTCAGTAGAATTATCAAAAGTGCTGAATTATTCTGCAATTACCGGGATTTATTCTGACAGATAA
- a CDS encoding PH domain-containing protein, translated as MKNIPVRIGWELYIPIFCIVFFPVFSEIKNNNWEIVFVPLAIIGIILFLTLTIRYRMDSDSLYIKNSIFGTTKIRISEIYKIEKTSNMISSPAPAISGRVEIYYKSDSIVISPKDFTDFEQKLLAVNPDITVKK; from the coding sequence ATGAAAAATATACCTGTAAGAATCGGCTGGGAACTATATATTCCTATCTTTTGTATTGTATTTTTTCCTGTCTTTTCAGAAATTAAAAACAATAATTGGGAAATTGTATTCGTCCCGCTTGCCATTATTGGAATTATACTTTTTCTTACCCTTACGATTCGTTACCGAATGGATTCTGATTCTTTATATATCAAAAACTCTATTTTCGGCACGACAAAAATCAGGATTAGTGAGATTTATAAAATAGAGAAAACTTCAAATATGATCTCATCACCCGCACCTGCAATTTCGGGAAGAGTGGAAATCTATTACAAATCCGACAGTATTGTTATTTCCCCGAAAGATTTTACTGATTTTGAGCAAAAACTTCTTGCAGTAAATCCTGATATTACGGTAAAAAAATAA
- the clpP gene encoding ATP-dependent Clp endopeptidase proteolytic subunit ClpP, with the protein MDIKKEFRDFSVKHLGNSGLATDQYMGMYGPTNLTPYIMEERRLNVAQMDVFSRLMMDRIIFLGTGIDDQVANIVTAQLLFLESADPSKDIQIYINSPGGSVYAGLGIYDTMQIIKPDVATICTGIAASMGAVLLVAGEKGKRSALKHSRVMIHQPSGGAQGVASDMEINLREMLKLKKELYEIISEHSGQTYDWVEKASDRDYWMTSEEAKGFGMVDEVLQRSKDKK; encoded by the coding sequence ATGGACATTAAAAAAGAATTCAGAGATTTCTCTGTAAAGCATTTAGGAAACAGCGGTCTGGCTACCGATCAGTATATGGGAATGTATGGTCCTACTAATCTTACGCCGTACATCATGGAAGAAAGAAGATTGAACGTTGCACAGATGGACGTATTCTCCCGTCTAATGATGGACAGAATTATTTTCTTAGGAACAGGAATTGACGACCAGGTCGCGAATATCGTTACGGCCCAGCTTCTTTTCTTGGAAAGTGCAGATCCTTCAAAAGACATTCAGATTTATATCAACTCTCCTGGTGGAAGTGTGTATGCAGGATTGGGTATTTATGACACCATGCAGATCATCAAGCCAGATGTAGCAACAATTTGTACAGGGATTGCCGCTTCAATGGGAGCAGTACTACTTGTTGCCGGGGAAAAAGGAAAACGTTCTGCATTGAAGCACTCAAGAGTAATGATTCACCAGCCTTCAGGAGGTGCACAGGGAGTTGCTTCCGATATGGAAATCAACCTGAGAGAGATGTTAAAACTGAAAAAGGAATTATACGAAATTATCTCCGAACATTCAGGACAAACATACGATTGGGTGGAAAAAGCATCAGACCGTGATTACTGGATGACTTCCGAAGAAGCAAAAGGCTTCGGAATGGTAGACGAAGTGCTACAGAGATCCAAAGACAAAAAATAA
- a CDS encoding prephenate dehydrogenase codes for MKISIVGTGLIGGSIALKLKSKGIANFIYGIDNSTDHLNKALELKIIDSKADLADGIRSAELIILSIPVDAARKLLPQILDLINENQTVMDTGSTKAGIVQAVENHPKRSRFVAFHPMWGTENSGPKSAVSESFAGKAGVICNREESSEDALKTVEKIVESLDMHLIYMNAEDHDVHTAYISHISHITSYALANTVLEKEREEETIFQLASSGFSSTVRLAKSHPEMWVPIFRQNRENVLDVLNEHISQLRKFKSALEKENFEYLEELISNANKIRGILDK; via the coding sequence ATGAAAATAAGTATCGTAGGAACAGGGTTGATCGGCGGATCGATTGCTTTAAAATTAAAATCTAAGGGAATAGCAAACTTTATCTACGGAATCGATAACAGCACCGATCATCTTAATAAAGCTTTAGAGTTGAAGATTATCGATTCAAAAGCAGATCTTGCAGACGGAATCAGAAGTGCCGAATTAATTATTCTTTCAATCCCGGTAGATGCTGCACGGAAACTACTGCCTCAAATCCTGGACCTTATTAATGAAAATCAAACCGTTATGGATACAGGTTCTACAAAAGCCGGAATTGTACAAGCTGTCGAAAACCACCCTAAAAGATCAAGATTTGTCGCATTTCACCCAATGTGGGGAACGGAAAACAGCGGTCCGAAATCTGCTGTTTCAGAAAGCTTTGCCGGAAAAGCCGGCGTGATCTGCAACCGTGAAGAATCTTCCGAAGATGCCCTGAAAACAGTGGAGAAAATTGTGGAAAGTCTCGATATGCATTTAATTTATATGAATGCGGAAGACCATGATGTTCATACAGCATACATTTCCCATATTTCACACATCACTTCATACGCATTAGCAAATACTGTTTTAGAAAAAGAAAGGGAAGAAGAAACGATTTTCCAGCTGGCAAGCTCCGGATTTTCCAGCACAGTGCGTCTGGCAAAATCACATCCGGAAATGTGGGTTCCTATTTTCAGACAAAACAGAGAGAATGTTCTTGATGTTCTCAATGAACATATTTCGCAATTAAGAAAATTCAAATCGGCTTTAGAAAAAGAAAACTTCGAATACCTTGAAGAACTTATTTCCAATGCCAATAAAATCAGGGGAATTTTAGATAAGTAA
- a CDS encoding LytR/AlgR family response regulator transcription factor, translating to MIKCVILDDELLAISYLKLLCEQIENVEVVKAFNDPNIFLNEIGNIDCNLCILDIEMPGMNGLQVAELIPDSKKIIFTTAYKEYAAEAFDLNVVDYVRKPIKKERLIQAFQKARELVQNTQKKDFIEWNTNIGKTVIFTDQIAYIKTSEIDSRDKDIILNDGTNIVLKNLNFKNLLEMLPSKDFAQVNKKEIIALSSIKVFSTNEIITTITLDDVGFLKLQVGEIYRKKLSDLFGK from the coding sequence ATGATAAAATGCGTTATTCTTGATGATGAATTATTGGCCATCAGTTACCTGAAACTTCTTTGCGAACAGATCGAAAATGTCGAAGTGGTAAAGGCATTCAATGATCCAAACATTTTTTTAAATGAAATCGGAAATATAGATTGCAACCTCTGCATTTTAGATATTGAAATGCCGGGAATGAATGGTCTTCAAGTAGCAGAACTTATTCCGGATTCAAAGAAAATCATCTTCACAACGGCCTACAAAGAATATGCAGCAGAAGCGTTCGATCTCAATGTGGTAGATTATGTAAGAAAACCTATAAAAAAGGAAAGACTTATCCAGGCATTTCAGAAAGCCAGAGAACTCGTACAGAACACACAGAAAAAAGATTTTATCGAATGGAATACCAATATCGGCAAGACTGTCATCTTTACAGATCAGATTGCTTATATCAAAACTTCGGAGATCGACAGCCGCGACAAAGACATTATCCTTAATGACGGAACGAATATCGTATTGAAAAACCTCAACTTTAAAAACCTTTTAGAGATGCTTCCTTCAAAAGATTTTGCACAGGTAAACAAAAAAGAAATTATCGCATTATCCTCCATAAAAGTATTTTCAACGAACGAAATTATTACTACCATTACTCTTGACGATGTAGGTTTTCTGAAACTCCAGGTTGGAGAAATTTACAGGAAAAAACTTTCTGATCTGTTTGGTAAATAA
- a CDS encoding histidine kinase, with translation MEGNYYMIHDYLIFIGVFAIFFFLTVSIYLFSQNQKFKIKNAKLSEANKIIQQRLNEVQLEHIGTKLNPHLFKNILNSVQSHAYQTYMSLDKLANVLDYILYESNNKFVSPKEELNFALSLIEINKIKINPLFDFRIKSKIDKSDAIFDEKVFAPLISVDLIENAFKHTDFLAQDSFIAIQMELQDGIFSMKVSNKASLKNTLQKEKSGFGSQSLDQRLKMIYNNFYTLNKNSKNGIFTAELTINLGEFYDKMRYS, from the coding sequence ATGGAAGGCAATTACTACATGATTCATGATTATCTGATATTCATCGGGGTTTTTGCTATTTTCTTTTTTTTGACGGTAAGCATTTATCTGTTCAGCCAGAACCAGAAGTTTAAGATTAAAAATGCTAAACTTTCGGAAGCCAATAAGATTATCCAGCAGCGACTGAATGAAGTTCAGCTGGAACACATCGGCACAAAACTGAATCCGCATTTATTCAAAAATATTCTTAATTCCGTACAGTCACATGCTTATCAGACGTATATGTCTCTTGATAAACTGGCAAATGTTCTCGATTATATCCTGTATGAAAGCAATAACAAATTTGTAAGTCCGAAGGAAGAATTAAATTTTGCGTTAAGCCTTATTGAGATTAATAAAATAAAGATCAATCCACTTTTTGATTTTAGAATTAAATCTAAAATTGATAAATCGGATGCCATATTTGACGAAAAAGTTTTTGCACCGCTCATCTCGGTTGATTTAATTGAAAATGCTTTCAAACATACCGATTTTCTTGCCCAGGACTCATTCATTGCTATACAGATGGAATTGCAGGACGGAATTTTTTCGATGAAAGTAAGCAATAAAGCTTCGCTGAAAAATACCTTGCAAAAAGAGAAGAGCGGATTCGGAAGCCAGTCTCTGGATCAGCGCCTGAAAATGATCTACAACAATTTCTACACGCTGAACAAAAATTCAAAAAACGGCATTTTTACGGCAGAATTAACCATTAATCTAGGAGAATTTTATGATAAAATGCGTTATTCTTGA
- a CDS encoding cation:proton antiporter — protein MNLGKYRNIIFYLSTIAVFSMLMYWFFVEGKTLEIGENIAPPKNTGSSMWESFAESFMANLHHPLALLLSQIVTIILVARLFGWICIKIKQPSVIGEMIAGIVLGPSLVGMYFPEFSAFLFPKESLGNLQFLSQIGLILFMYIVGMELDLSVLRKKAHDAVVISHASIIIPFALGVGLSYFVYREFAPDGIQFTSFALFIAIAMSITAFPVLARIVQERNLQKTKLGTVVITCAAADDITAWCILAAVIAIVKAGSFASSIYVILMAIAYVFLMIKIVRPFLKRIGDLQAGKNTINKPMVAIFFLTLILSAYTTEVIGIHALFGAFMAGAIMPENAKFRTMFIDKVEDVALVLLLPLFFVFTGLRTQIGLLNDGHLWITAGFIILTAVVGKFAGSALTAKFLGINWKESLTIGALMNTRGLMELIVLNIGYDLGVLSPEIFAMMVIMALFTTFMTGPALDFINFIFKSKKADDEDKDNNDAQYRVLLSFDNPESGSTLLKLAHDFTKKMNANKSITAMNIAPVNEMHAYDINEYENEQFRNVSDTSHELNLKITTLFKASTDIESDLTHISNRGNYDLLLIMLGKSMYEGSLLGRLLGFTTKIINPEKLLNTVKGKGNIFNTSPFDDFTLQILDKTNIPVGIMVDKNFRSADKVFVPIFNLADFYLLEYAKRLINNNNSQIIILDVAGQIRSNIEVKELIRSIEQVAPNHITLYNEKKIEKEFLTSQDLMLISSKSWKNLIDGKSLWLSDIPSTLIISNP, from the coding sequence ATGAATCTCGGAAAATACAGGAATATTATTTTTTACCTCAGTACTATTGCAGTCTTTTCGATGCTGATGTACTGGTTTTTTGTTGAAGGGAAAACACTGGAAATCGGAGAAAATATTGCGCCGCCTAAAAATACAGGTTCTAGCATGTGGGAGAGTTTCGCAGAATCTTTCATGGCGAATCTTCATCATCCTTTGGCACTTTTATTGTCGCAGATTGTTACCATTATCCTTGTAGCAAGGCTTTTCGGATGGATCTGTATAAAGATCAAGCAGCCTTCCGTAATTGGTGAAATGATTGCCGGAATCGTTTTAGGACCCTCACTTGTAGGAATGTACTTTCCAGAGTTTTCAGCTTTTCTCTTCCCGAAAGAATCATTAGGAAATCTGCAGTTTTTAAGTCAGATCGGATTGATACTTTTCATGTACATCGTAGGTATGGAACTGGATCTTAGCGTATTGAGAAAAAAAGCACATGATGCGGTAGTCATAAGTCATGCGAGTATCATTATTCCTTTTGCATTAGGAGTGGGTTTATCATATTTCGTCTACCGCGAATTTGCTCCTGACGGAATTCAGTTTACCTCTTTTGCTTTATTTATAGCAATTGCGATGAGTATTACTGCTTTTCCGGTTTTGGCAAGAATCGTCCAGGAAAGAAATCTTCAGAAAACCAAGCTGGGAACCGTAGTGATTACCTGTGCAGCAGCAGATGATATTACCGCATGGTGTATCTTGGCAGCGGTAATCGCTATTGTAAAAGCGGGATCTTTTGCCAGTTCTATTTATGTTATTTTAATGGCGATAGCCTATGTATTTTTAATGATAAAAATCGTAAGGCCGTTTTTAAAGAGGATTGGAGATCTGCAGGCCGGGAAAAATACAATTAACAAACCCATGGTCGCTATCTTTTTTTTAACCCTAATTCTTTCAGCATATACTACCGAAGTTATTGGTATTCATGCATTGTTTGGCGCTTTTATGGCCGGAGCTATTATGCCGGAAAACGCCAAGTTCCGAACAATGTTTATTGATAAGGTTGAAGATGTAGCTTTGGTACTTTTACTTCCGCTATTCTTCGTTTTTACGGGACTTCGTACACAGATCGGACTATTAAATGACGGACATCTCTGGATTACTGCAGGATTTATTATCCTCACTGCTGTTGTCGGAAAATTTGCAGGCAGTGCATTAACGGCCAAATTTTTAGGCATCAACTGGAAAGAAAGCCTTACTATCGGCGCGCTGATGAATACGAGGGGTTTAATGGAATTAATTGTTCTAAATATTGGCTATGACCTTGGCGTTTTAAGCCCTGAAATTTTTGCAATGATGGTAATCATGGCCTTATTTACTACTTTCATGACAGGCCCGGCGCTGGATTTTATCAATTTTATTTTTAAATCTAAAAAAGCCGATGATGAAGATAAAGACAATAATGACGCCCAGTACAGAGTTTTACTTTCTTTCGATAACCCGGAATCAGGAAGCACTCTGCTAAAGCTTGCACACGACTTTACAAAAAAAATGAATGCCAATAAAAGCATTACCGCCATGAATATTGCACCGGTAAACGAAATGCATGCTTACGATATAAACGAATATGAAAACGAGCAGTTCAGAAATGTAAGTGATACTTCGCACGAACTCAATCTGAAAATCACGACTCTTTTTAAAGCTTCTACTGATATCGAAAGTGATCTCACCCATATTTCAAATAGAGGAAATTATGATCTACTGCTCATTATGCTGGGAAAATCAATGTATGAAGGAAGTTTACTCGGAAGGCTTTTAGGTTTCACCACCAAAATCATCAATCCCGAAAAGCTGCTCAATACGGTAAAAGGAAAAGGCAATATCTTCAACACCTCTCCTTTTGATGATTTTACCCTTCAGATTTTGGACAAAACCAATATTCCGGTAGGAATTATGGTGGATAAAAATTTCAGATCTGCGGATAAAGTATTCGTTCCGATATTTAATCTCGCCGACTTTTATCTTTTGGAATACGCCAAAAGGCTCATCAACAATAATAATTCTCAAATCATCATCCTCGATGTTGCCGGACAGATCCGAAGCAATATTGAAGTAAAAGAGCTTATCCGAAGCATTGAACAGGTAGCGCCCAATCACATCACCTTATATAACGAAAAGAAAATTGAAAAAGAATTTTTGACTTCTCAGGACTTAATGCTGATCAGCAGCAAAAGCTGGAAAAACCTGATTGACGGTAAAAGCCTATGGTTGTCAGATATTCCTTCAACTCTCATTATCAGTAATCCATGA
- a CDS encoding alanine dehydrogenase, whose amino-acid sequence MSTTNIFTPFTEEELMPKEEKLEVIKKGKQFSIGIPKETSLNERRACITPDAVQVLVESGHEIIIESGAGVGSFFTDLQYSESGAKITNDPKEAFSQDLILKVNPPTDEEIDYMRPNTYLVSALQINLRDKNYFLKLAEKKVNAIAFEFIVDEYKQLALVRLVGEIAGTVSILYASELLALSNGLMLGGITGVRPAEVVILGAGIVGEFATKAAIGLGASVRVFDNSLSKLRRLHTLVDSRVPTSIIDPKELKKALRRADVVIGALPRLNMTPIVTEDMVMKMKKGSVIIDITIDNGKVIETSELTDMENPYIIKHGVIHCGLPNLTSRMPRTTTKAISNFFLSYILHYDEEGGFENMLVRKNEMKQSLYMYKGRHTKKIICDRFGLTYHDINLLIF is encoded by the coding sequence ATGAGTACTACAAATATTTTTACTCCTTTTACCGAAGAGGAACTGATGCCGAAAGAAGAAAAGCTAGAGGTCATTAAAAAAGGAAAACAGTTCAGCATAGGAATTCCGAAAGAAACTTCTCTGAATGAAAGAAGAGCTTGTATAACACCAGATGCTGTACAGGTTTTGGTAGAAAGTGGTCATGAAATTATCATAGAATCCGGGGCCGGGGTTGGTTCTTTTTTTACAGATCTTCAGTACTCCGAATCGGGAGCGAAGATTACCAACGATCCGAAAGAGGCATTTTCTCAGGATCTGATCCTCAAGGTAAATCCTCCGACTGACGAGGAAATCGACTATATGCGTCCCAATACATATCTTGTTTCTGCGCTTCAGATCAACCTCAGGGATAAAAATTATTTCCTGAAACTTGCCGAAAAGAAAGTAAATGCCATCGCTTTTGAATTTATTGTTGATGAATATAAGCAATTGGCTTTAGTAAGGCTCGTCGGCGAAATTGCAGGAACAGTTTCCATTTTGTACGCCTCTGAATTATTAGCCTTATCAAACGGACTGATGCTGGGAGGAATCACAGGAGTAAGACCTGCCGAAGTGGTGATATTAGGAGCAGGAATTGTAGGGGAATTTGCCACCAAAGCCGCAATCGGACTCGGTGCAAGCGTAAGGGTCTTCGATAATTCACTTTCAAAATTAAGAAGACTTCACACCTTAGTAGACAGCAGAGTTCCAACTTCTATTATCGATCCTAAAGAATTAAAAAAAGCTTTACGAAGAGCCGATGTAGTAATCGGAGCGTTGCCAAGACTTAATATGACCCCGATTGTGACTGAAGATATGGTCATGAAAATGAAAAAGGGCAGTGTCATCATCGATATTACCATCGACAACGGAAAGGTTATTGAAACATCCGAACTGACAGACATGGAAAATCCTTACATTATTAAACACGGCGTAATACACTGCGGACTTCCGAATCTTACCTCAAGAATGCCGAGAACGACAACGAAAGCTATTTCCAATTTTTTCCTCTCCTATATTCTCCATTACGACGAAGAAGGCGGTTTTGAAAACATGCTGGTGCGCAAAAATGAAATGAAGCAAAGCCTTTATATGTACAAAGGACGGCATACGAAGAAAATCATCTGTGACCGTTTCGGGCTTACCTATCATGATATCAATCTTTTAATTTTCTAA